GTGACTCCTAACTCTTAATAAATCATGTGTTTTTGTCTACAAGCTGCAACAGAATCATCATCAACTGCCTGTCTCCGCAGGGATCATCGGCCCATTTGCTAGATTTCAATCTATTAGGCTGTATCTGATAACATAATATCCTGCTGTATTATACTTTTTCCCAGCCCATCGGAGAAAAAATAGCAAATACATGACCCTTATGGGAGTAAAAATCAAGATTTACTTCTGCAATTACTACTTTAAGATCGTCTTTTATTACCTGGGTAACATGTTCCTTGTCCACAAAAGATAGATTAAAAGAATCCCATTAAGCCACTCCAGGTAAAATGATAGGTCTCTTCTACCTACGCTGCCTCTGCAGATCTCACATTGTTGACCTCTCTATCAAAACTCAACATTCTAGTATTAAGAGGTCTGGCAACTGAACCAGTTAATGATGTGTAATAATAGTTTTGTAGCTTTCTTAGACAGACATTGTGGTTTGTCAGACCTCAAGGGATTTTCCCTTTTATTACAGTTGTTCAAGTGttacaaagaagactgacggcagaacaagacctcatggtccatctagtctgcccttatactattttctgtattttatcttaggatggatatatgtttatcccaggcatgtttaaattcagttactgtggatttatcaaccttggaagtttgttccaaggatctactactctttcagtaaaataatattttctcaagttgcttttgatctttcccccaactaacctcagattgtgtccccttgttcttgtgttcactttcctattaaaaacacttccctcctggaccttatttaaccctttaacatatttaaatgtttcgatcatgtcccccttttttatGTGTTAtggctcttcccttcctttcatccAGCACAAATTAATGagtaatacataaaaataataaagataataaagatattgataaaattgaacgggtccaaagacgggctacaaaaatggtggaaggtcttaaggataaaacttacaaggaaagacttaatgaactcagtctgtatagtctggaggacagaagggaaaaggggggaggtgatcgaaacatttaaatatgttaaagggttaaataaggttcaggagggaagtgtttttaataggaaagtgaacacaaggacaaggggacacaatctgaggttagttgggggaaagatatcagaagcaatgtgagaaaatattattttactgaaagaggagtagatgcttggaacaaacttccagcagacgtggttggtaaatccccagtcactgaatttaaacatgcctgggataaacatactgtagatccattctaagttaaaatacaggaaatagtataagggcagagtagatggaccaggaggtctttttctcctgtcaatcttctatgtttctatgaaaaaacaTCCTTAGTACAACTGATAAAATGGTAACATTTATTTAACACAGACAACTATCTGTTTTGGTGAatcatatttgtagctcagggttgtgtTGTGTtctccttagtgctctctgagtttgtttGGTTGCTTACTTGCAAATGTCTCATTACCCAAATAGGTAATATCAGTGTGAGTGAGTCTGGGATTTGCTTcctggtcaaaaaaataaagggaacacttaaacaacacaatataactccaagtaaatcaaacttctgtgaaatcaaactgtctacttaggaagcaactctgattgacaatcaagttcacctgctgttgtgcacattcaactttgtacagaacaaaggattcaatgagaatatttcattcattcagatctaggatgtgtcttatttatttatttatttatttatttatttatttatttatttaattgttatgccgcccttctccttagactcagggcggcttaacaACATGAGTgtccccctttatttttttgagcaatatacagtggtgcctctactagCATTAACAAATGCATCACTTAAACATTTACATATCAGGCTAAGTCattgtttgtttatgtgtttgtttggatttcaatGCCggccttctccgcagactcagagcggcttacaaaatgggaataaaatacaaaatactatAGCAAGAGGAACCCAAAtataaaactaatattaaaatccCAAAGATATAAAAACCAGGCATTCCCATTCATTCTAACTACAATCATGCAATatttaattagattagattagaataaaatagaatagaattctttattggccaattctgacacaaggaatttgtctttggtgcaaccACAGTTCATTCAGTAAACTGCTGTTGGTTAATAAATCATGGTTTATAAACCACAGGGAGTTGAAACTGAAAGGATTGTAAGGTGTCTTTCCTAACAGCCATGCCTGAATTAAGTCTTTAGTTTCAGACAAACAAGCACCAGAGCAGCCTTTGTTCGCGCAACCCCGTTAAATTAATGCAACAATTCGTTGTcccactttttctttcccgggagGCGGAACCTTTCCTGCCGACTCCGTGTTTCTGGTCGGACCGCTTTTGGTAAAGCACCActgcgctccccccccccccccgaccaagATGGCGCTGCCCGTAGTACGATTCTGCTTCCAGAGAGGTGAGAGTCTCGATCCGCCGATGGATTAAATCAGTAgaagccctcccccacccccttcccAGCTTAATTTGTCTCCAAAATGTCTCAGCTTGGAATTTTCCATTGATGAGAAATACATTGATCAGGAACGGTGGTTTGAAATGGGGTTATTGCAGCGTTTCTTAATCAGTTGCCAAATAGTAAAGGTCTTTGCAAAAatcatattgttttaatttgctgAAAGTAGGATttttaatgaaaatatatttatggTAATATCTAATGGGGTTAATATGGTTAGGTTTGCAAGATAAATATTCTACGAACacatgcctgccagcaaagccatggAGCTAATTTAAAGCTCATTGAACCCACCGTCATaatttaacaattaaattaaatttaatgtaatttaatgtaatgtaatttaatttaattgacttttaaggTGCCCAATTCCTTGCGGACTCTGGGCGGTGTACAGTAATAAAATtgataatatataaaaacaataatcaaCAACATAATAAGACAATGACAGTATTAGACAGTTTAAAAACTCCAAAATACAACAATCGTTCAACAAACATTCATACTTTTTGGGCCGGGCTAGTTGGTCATGCTCAATTTATATGATTAATGcatataatatatgtataatGTAAATATTGCAATATAACTGcagtataaaatataattattttattacatttttacctCTCTATaagatgccccgagtctgcggagaggggcggcatacaaatctaatatttaatctaatctaatatctaagttattattattattattattactactactactactattactattattattattttgggtgACTTACATGTAATTATTAACTAttctaatatactgtaatatacaATTTATATCTAACCCAGAAGGGATTTTTTCCCCATTGAATGAGAAGCTACTTACCGTAATTGCTTTTTGATTAAGTGTTAATTGTAAATCCAGGTGTGTCAACTGTTCAAAGAGTGTCTTTTTAGTGGTATCCTTCGGTCATTGGTAAAAGGGTGAAAGCAGACAAATTATTTTGTAGTAGGGAAGTTGGTGAAATTGGTGTGAAATCTAAAAGTAAAGCTAATTTCCCCAAATCTAGGGTGTGTTTTTATTAATTATAGATATACTGTACTCAGAGCAGGCTGGCCTTCATCCTCCCCACCAGCCATCAAAAATGACAGAGCCTGGCTATGGGTGAATAATTCTAAAGAAAACCTATGAGTACTTCTGAAGAAATAGACATTTTAGATTCTATTCTTATATAAAATACGGTCAGTTCTGAGAGCAGTTCTTAATTGTAAACTGATTTCTCCAGTGTCTCATTTGGCTGCAGATCAAATGAAGGTAAAtggttgtaatttttaatttgggggaaaaaaaatcatccaacagttatttaaaatatattttaaaatttgagaACGGAAAAGTCTAGTTAGTTCTGCCAAAACATGTTGGAGTACTTGCAGATATCGGCACTGTGTTGTCTCTGGATCTTTTTCTGTTACAAAGGTCTAGAAAAGCCATACCAATTTATACAATTAAGTGATATGACCAGCAATATcttttcttttggtatagcattttggattgttattgtttttgtcttTCTACAGTTTTTGCTCAGAGTTCTAGCCATATTTCCTCTAGAATTGTTCAGTATCCTGCAGTGgttccttattttaccaacttaCTTGTTCCCAGCAGAAAGTATGCTtcaaagtaagtaaataatggGGATTAATTTGATTAGTTAacagaaatatttatatatatatacacacatacactccgaagactcggggcgcctcacaacagaataaaaacagtataacaatggaacaaatctaataataaaatatataaaaacctcagcaattaaaaaccatacagcacatacacatcaaacatgaaatataataagcctgggggagatgtcttagttcccccatgcatggcgatataggtgggtcttaagtaacttgcaaaagacaaggagggtgggggccgttctaatctccgggggaagttgattccagagggccggggccaccacagagaaggctcttcccctggggcccgccaaacgatattgtttggtcgatgggacctggagaaggccaactctatgggaccttatcagccgctgggatttgtacggTAGAAggtagttccggaggtattctggtccaatgccattaagggctttaaaggtcattaccaacactttgaattgtgaccggaaactgatcggcagccaatgcagcccacggagtgttgtagaaacgtgggcgaatctaggaaggcccacgatagctctcgcggccgcattctgcacgatctgaagtttccgaacactcttcaaaggtagccccatgtagagagcattgaagtaatcgaacctcgaggtgacgaaggcatgagcgactgtgagcaatgaccccctgtccaaatagggccgcaactagtgcaccaggcgaaccggggcaaacgccctcctcgccacagccgagagatggtgttccaatgttagctgtggatctaggaggacgccaaagttgcgaaccctctctgagggggtcaataattcccccaccccagggtaatggatggaaagatggaattgtccttgggaggtaaaacccacagccactccatcttgtctggattgagtttgagcttgttgagacccatccagaccccaacagcctccaggcaccgacacatcacttccactgcttcgttgacttgacatggggtggagatgtataactgggtatcatcagcatataataataataataataataatcatcatcatcatcatcatcatcatcatcatcatcatcactggcctatgccatttaaaaaaacaattactgtgaATATTTATTCAGCAGAGCTGCATACAactatctattttttatttccttaaaGGTCACCTAGAATATATAGAAGAAACtctcaggaaaagaaaaaggcactGGAGCCTAAGGAAAAAGAGGACCGTTACAAATTGCCTTTACCACTTGAGCCAAAGGACGATGTTTATTTGACCTGGTGTTATCAGAAACAGGTTTATGACACAGAAACAGCTTTAGAGCTTTTGAAGAAATATCAACCACTGGATTTTACACCTCCCACCCAGGAATTGTACGCACACTTCACCTTGGATATGGAACCGGAAAAGAAGGTATTGGCTCGTATGTAGTCGTCCCTTTTTTACAGCCTTGTACGTTTCATGTATCCAATAAGTATTTGTTTTGTGGAATCAGATCACctggatttctttttttctctccttttgctTTTGCACTTCCAGAAACCTATGGGGCCGTTTATTAGTACACTTTTGTTGCCATACCGTTTTACAGAGGCTGTCCCCAAGATTTTAGTATTCACACAGGTGAGTTGTTGATCATGGAGCCAAAGGTACTTCATCTTAATTTGTATGTTACATTGGCATACAACGTCAGTCTGTTCCTACGAGACAGGAGGAATAGTGGATGGGGTTTGCTTAAGgctgaggtcttcaaacttggcaaaattaagacataataataataataataataataataataacaacaacaacaacaacaacaacaacaacaacaataacaataataatcccaggagacagcagaattgaggaaaagcagctagagaaattagtgaaatacgaaggtctaaaaatcgaactgcaacgactctggcataagccagtgaaagtggtcccagtggtccttggcacgctgggcgcagtgccaaaggatctcagcggacatttgaaaaccatcggaattgacaaaatctagttgacgggacctgatcggtcgctgggattcatgtggcgggaggcggtcctgcaggtaatctggtccgatgccatgtagggctttataggtcataaccaaaactttgaattgtgttcaacACTAATGCTGCTACCACcccgtttttatttatttataaatcgcttttattttcctttcaggATCCCAAAGAAGCAAATCTAGCAACAGAAAATGGAGCTGCCATAGTAGGAGGAATCGAGTTAATCAAGCCggtattttaaaatacaattatatatattttaaatcgcAATTGAAATCCGCTCGGTTAGTTCTTTTGTAAGTTTTTCTGGGGTCAGCCGTTAGGACTGGCTCATCCAGCAGTgaagtctaatta
This DNA window, taken from Erythrolamprus reginae isolate rEryReg1 chromosome 7, rEryReg1.hap1, whole genome shotgun sequence, encodes the following:
- the MRPL1 gene encoding large ribosomal subunit protein uL1m, which encodes MALPVVRFCFQRVFAQSSSHISSRIVQYPAVVPYFTNLLVPSRKYASKSPRIYRRNSQEKKKALEPKEKEDRYKLPLPLEPKDDVYLTWCYQKQVYDTETALELLKKYQPLDFTPPTQELYAHFTLDMEPEKKKPMGPFISTLLLPYRFTEAVPKILVFTQDPKEANLATENGAAIVGGIELIKPILNEEITADFYIAVPDMTGKLNLLKNFLKQKYPSMRNGALSYNIPQTLNFFKICHEYAVTNDNLIQTPFAMLDMPNDQILANLDSIIKDICKHKTSKSGSFITSMSIRSSTSENLDVKVEQFLPKEALGQKSKEAERTSEEDQQETDD